The proteins below come from a single Gammaproteobacteria bacterium genomic window:
- a CDS encoding TonB-dependent receptor plug domain-containing protein, with protein sequence MKSRNLLAFSIMGLMALPVAQSALSQDLSLEEIVVTARKREENIYEIPISVSAFSQDQLDSAGIGDFHELSKLVPGLDYHGVTATAGRVNPQIRFRGMNQQIITPSTQVGALFWDGSYIAAGGGFLPITDVERVEVIKGPQTAYFGRNTFSGAVNYIPRLPGDEWETDLTLQYSPSQNEEYIVGVGIGGPISDTVGLRLYAGYEQNAGDFNFQDGSPFGVQQDLTFNGTLTIDVTEDFRLKLTGYYVDAEDGGVNGGVDSRFHGTAASECGIVYTGEYLNPATGARTPFTRTIATDFGGSHLWCGKYPDGEHLVFGITRTPEGNFPFGQRFGGRVLDAIHPLLRDFDILKDPPDELGGFNRTYRVQLSGEYDVSDHTLSFQASLADTGTINNVDFWYGIPSIPGTSFALGTQIATKENYYEARIASPQDQRLRYLVGVSDYDQRYRAGWLATQSQLDPNSPVGARVDFQDNGTTALFASVDYDITEDLTVSVEARYTDEEAIAVLLGNNSNAPCSFTTVCNERNEYTDFIPRVIFSYQAFEGATAYFSYSYSSLLGVATQAGLVNSVAPEIIPDDQLEVLGLYTPPQENTQYEFGWKQQTDNWGFTAAFFYIDWKHQPFASVILLPTGGTTSFRGPGNSTYTGIDLEAQGNLTDWFSIRGTLTYVDAIMESFSSRGSNEFVVLGSGALSVVNDGNEARNTPKWTASLSPTVLAEFIGREFFFRTDFFYESAKWADYSEFNRTKSMFKINARVGFDLTDNSTLEVFGTNLTDNKVLPNTNGTTSGPGGSRKAFTAGYQRREFGVRVRASF encoded by the coding sequence ATGAAGTCACGAAATCTGCTTGCGTTCTCAATTATGGGCCTGATGGCGTTGCCGGTTGCGCAGAGTGCTTTGTCGCAGGATCTCTCGCTGGAGGAAATTGTCGTCACCGCCCGGAAGCGCGAAGAGAACATCTACGAAATTCCGATCTCGGTGTCGGCATTTTCGCAGGACCAACTGGACTCGGCCGGCATCGGCGATTTCCATGAGCTGTCGAAGCTTGTTCCGGGTCTGGACTATCACGGTGTCACGGCGACAGCCGGGCGCGTGAACCCACAGATCCGCTTCCGCGGAATGAACCAGCAGATTATTACGCCCTCGACCCAGGTGGGCGCCCTGTTCTGGGACGGGTCGTACATCGCGGCCGGCGGCGGCTTCCTGCCCATCACGGACGTGGAGCGCGTCGAAGTCATCAAGGGACCGCAAACCGCGTACTTCGGGCGCAACACGTTTTCGGGCGCGGTCAACTATATTCCCCGGCTTCCCGGGGACGAGTGGGAAACGGACCTGACGCTGCAGTACTCGCCGTCTCAGAACGAAGAGTACATCGTTGGCGTCGGCATAGGCGGTCCGATCTCGGATACGGTGGGTCTGCGCCTGTACGCCGGTTACGAGCAGAATGCCGGCGATTTCAATTTTCAGGACGGCTCGCCTTTCGGCGTTCAGCAGGATCTCACCTTCAACGGCACGCTGACCATTGACGTCACCGAAGACTTCCGCCTGAAACTCACCGGATACTACGTGGACGCCGAGGATGGCGGCGTTAACGGTGGCGTCGATTCAAGGTTTCACGGGACTGCGGCCAGCGAATGCGGAATCGTCTACACGGGCGAGTATCTGAATCCTGCCACGGGCGCACGGACTCCCTTTACCCGAACTATCGCCACCGACTTCGGCGGGTCCCACTTATGGTGCGGCAAGTACCCCGACGGCGAGCACCTTGTGTTCGGGATAACACGGACACCTGAGGGCAACTTCCCTTTCGGCCAGAGATTTGGCGGTCGTGTTCTTGACGCAATTCACCCTCTGCTCAGGGATTTCGACATCCTGAAGGATCCGCCGGACGAGTTGGGTGGATTTAACAGGACCTACCGCGTTCAATTGAGCGGCGAATATGACGTTTCCGATCACACACTGTCGTTCCAGGCTTCGCTCGCGGACACGGGAACCATTAACAACGTGGACTTCTGGTATGGCATTCCATCAATCCCCGGCACGTCCTTTGCTCTTGGGACTCAGATTGCCACGAAGGAAAACTATTACGAGGCCCGGATCGCCTCGCCGCAGGACCAAAGGCTCCGGTATCTTGTTGGCGTCAGCGATTATGACCAGCGCTATCGGGCCGGTTGGCTCGCGACGCAGTCGCAGCTGGATCCGAACTCGCCTGTCGGTGCAAGGGTGGACTTCCAGGACAATGGGACCACGGCGCTGTTCGCATCGGTGGACTACGACATCACCGAGGATCTCACAGTGTCGGTGGAAGCCCGTTACACCGATGAAGAAGCGATAGCGGTCCTGCTGGGCAATAACTCCAATGCCCCCTGTTCATTTACGACCGTGTGCAATGAACGGAACGAATACACCGATTTCATTCCCAGGGTGATTTTCAGCTACCAGGCGTTTGAAGGGGCCACCGCCTACTTCAGCTATTCCTACAGTTCCCTGCTTGGCGTTGCCACGCAGGCCGGATTGGTCAACAGCGTTGCGCCGGAAATCATTCCTGACGATCAGTTGGAAGTGCTGGGTCTGTACACGCCGCCCCAGGAAAACACGCAATATGAGTTCGGCTGGAAACAGCAGACGGACAATTGGGGCTTTACAGCCGCCTTCTTTTACATCGACTGGAAACACCAGCCCTTCGCGTCGGTGATTCTGCTTCCCACGGGCGGGACGACATCCTTCCGGGGTCCGGGCAATTCCACGTACACGGGCATCGACCTGGAAGCGCAGGGCAATCTGACGGACTGGTTCAGCATTCGCGGCACGCTCACTTACGTGGACGCGATCATGGAGTCGTTCTCTTCGCGCGGGTCGAACGAGTTTGTAGTGCTCGGATCGGGCGCCTTGTCCGTCGTCAACGATGGCAACGAGGCGCGCAACACGCCGAAATGGACGGCATCACTGAGCCCGACCGTTCTTGCCGAATTCATCGGACGTGAATTCTTCTTCCGTACCGATTTCTTCTACGAAAGCGCGAAGTGGGCGGACTACTCGGAATTCAACCGGACGAAGTCAATGTTCAAGATCAATGCCCGCGTGGGATTCGATCTGACCGACAACAGCACCCTCGAGGTTTTCGGCACCAATCTCACCGACAACAAGGTCCTGCCCAACACCAACGGAACGACCAGCGGTCCCGGCGGCAGCCGCAAGGCATTCACGGCGGGCTACCAGAGGCGGGAATTCGGCGTGCGCGTGAGGGCGTCCTTCTAG
- a CDS encoding alpha/beta hydrolase: MDVPYVPRRGYADGPFGQVHFRDTGEGRPLILCPQAPQTSRQFENVYEPLARRGIRAIGVDSPGFGESDPTPFVPTVSDWAEAVPAVLDLLGIEKADVLGHHTGGMVATETAVLFPERVNKLIINGPLPMGEEERSNFLKFVEAGEINFVHQADGSHMQDAFAGRYRMYVDGGGTPDPKLITRYTVERFQGYAPFWTGHHAAFIYDHNAGLMNVMVPTMILTNTGDQIYENAKLAAEMRPDFEYVELEGGGIDIVDQMPEEWADAVAGFLTKA; encoded by the coding sequence ATGGACGTGCCCTATGTGCCCAGGCGCGGCTACGCGGACGGACCGTTCGGGCAGGTCCACTTCCGAGACACGGGCGAAGGAAGGCCCCTGATTCTGTGTCCGCAGGCGCCTCAGACTTCGCGCCAGTTCGAGAACGTCTACGAACCCCTGGCGCGCCGCGGGATCCGGGCCATCGGCGTCGATTCTCCCGGGTTCGGGGAATCGGACCCCACGCCCTTCGTGCCCACGGTCAGTGACTGGGCCGAGGCGGTGCCCGCCGTGCTCGACCTGCTGGGCATAGAAAAGGCCGACGTGCTCGGCCACCACACCGGGGGCATGGTGGCGACGGAAACGGCCGTCCTGTTCCCGGAGAGAGTGAACAAACTCATCATCAACGGGCCTTTGCCTATGGGCGAGGAAGAACGAAGCAACTTCCTCAAGTTCGTCGAGGCAGGCGAGATCAACTTTGTCCACCAGGCCGACGGCAGCCATATGCAGGACGCCTTCGCCGGGCGCTACCGCATGTACGTGGACGGCGGAGGAACGCCCGACCCGAAGCTCATCACGCGCTATACGGTGGAGCGCTTCCAGGGTTACGCGCCGTTCTGGACGGGCCACCACGCGGCGTTCATCTACGACCACAATGCGGGGCTCATGAACGTCATGGTCCCCACGATGATCCTGACCAACACGGGCGACCAGATTTACGAAAATGCGAAGCTGGCCGCTGAGATGCGTCCCGACTTCGAATATGTGGAGCTTGAAGGCGGCGGCATCGACATCGTCGATCAGATGCCGGAGGAATGGGCCGACGCGGTGGCGGGCTTTCTGACAAAGGCCTGA
- a CDS encoding type II toxin-antitoxin system Phd/YefM family antitoxin gives MKTASISDLKANLSRYIREVSRGGEVQVLYRGKPVARLMPPAATADGLRRTLIRSGLLRPGKGKSAAILDEPPIQLPTSLSDTLTEDRIERL, from the coding sequence ATGAAGACGGCGTCGATCTCAGACCTGAAGGCGAACCTGTCGCGTTATATCCGCGAAGTCAGCCGCGGTGGCGAAGTTCAGGTTCTTTACAGAGGCAAGCCAGTTGCCCGATTGATGCCGCCGGCGGCTACCGCCGACGGGTTGCGTCGGACGCTCATCCGATCCGGGCTGTTGCGGCCGGGCAAAGGAAAATCGGCCGCCATACTGGACGAGCCTCCTATTCAATTGCCCACCAGTTTGTCGGACACGCTCACCGAAGATCGGATCGAACGACTATGA
- the pyrF gene encoding orotidine-5'-phosphate decarboxylase — translation MLTFPEKLARSFRGSHAQLCVGLDPDLHKIPNDLRSAKRPIFEFNKRIVDSAKNHCNIFKPQAAFYHAVGAEDELADTIRYIREEVPDALVILDAKRGDVGHTSKMYALEAFDRYGADAVTVSPFLGLDCIEPFIERDDRGAIILCKTSNPGSGFLQDMHIDGSMLFEKVAAEAEELWQDKQNVMLVVGATFPKEMSLTRKAAPSVPFLVPGIGSQNGSLASSIRNGRSSVSPNSLIISASRSIIYSGGGTPHGIEEAARRLSGEIAQHEAG, via the coding sequence ATGCTGACTTTTCCCGAAAAACTCGCCAGGTCCTTTCGCGGGAGCCATGCTCAATTGTGCGTAGGGCTGGACCCTGATCTGCACAAGATTCCGAACGATCTCCGCAGCGCGAAACGGCCCATTTTCGAATTCAACAAACGTATCGTCGATTCGGCAAAGAACCATTGCAATATTTTCAAGCCCCAGGCTGCCTTTTATCACGCGGTTGGCGCGGAAGACGAGTTGGCCGACACGATCCGGTACATCAGGGAAGAAGTGCCGGATGCGCTTGTGATCCTGGATGCGAAACGAGGAGATGTCGGACACACGTCGAAGATGTACGCGCTGGAGGCCTTTGACCGCTATGGCGCGGATGCGGTAACCGTGAGTCCGTTTCTTGGGCTGGATTGCATAGAGCCCTTCATTGAACGCGACGATCGAGGAGCCATTATCTTGTGCAAGACGTCAAATCCCGGTTCGGGTTTCTTGCAGGACATGCATATCGATGGAAGCATGTTGTTCGAAAAAGTGGCCGCTGAAGCAGAAGAGTTGTGGCAGGACAAACAGAACGTGATGCTCGTGGTCGGCGCCACTTTCCCGAAGGAAATGTCTCTTACCCGCAAGGCGGCGCCCTCCGTACCTTTCCTCGTGCCGGGCATCGGGTCTCAGAATGGCTCCCTGGCTTCGAGCATCAGGAACGGCAGGTCGTCCGTCAGTCCTAACAGTCTGATCATCAGCGCGTCGCGCTCCATCATCTACTCCGGCGGAGGGACTCCGCACGGTATCGAGGAAGCGGCTCGCCGGCTTTCGGGCGAAATTGCGCAACACGAAGCGGGGTGA
- a CDS encoding chorismate mutase, with amino-acid sequence MNKKPSTRPDAERDHVALAEYRASIDNIDASLIYLMAERFKITEKVGEYKKEKGLPAASVDREQVQFRRMEQLAKDAGVDQEFMGKFLRFIMDEVIKRHERIKER; translated from the coding sequence ATGAACAAGAAGCCTTCAACTCGGCCCGATGCCGAGCGCGATCACGTTGCGCTGGCGGAGTACCGCGCCAGTATCGACAACATTGATGCTTCGCTGATTTACTTGATGGCCGAGAGGTTCAAGATTACGGAGAAGGTAGGAGAGTACAAGAAAGAAAAGGGGCTCCCGGCTGCTTCGGTCGATCGAGAACAGGTGCAATTTCGGCGCATGGAGCAACTGGCTAAAGACGCCGGCGTAGATCAGGAATTCATGGGCAAATTTCTGAGGTTCATCATGGACGAAGTCATCAAGCGACACGAGAGAATCAAGGAACGATAG
- a CDS encoding OsmC family peroxiredoxin, with translation MKREHTYTTTVTWQGNKGAGTVAYDAYARDYEIACDGKETIRGSADPLNLGDAKRHNPEEMLVAALSACHMLWYLHLCAASGLVVEAYEDSADGLMLTCRDGSGEFNKVTLRPRVTISANSDADEAMRLHTKANEMCYIARSVNFPVHHEPDIVAGAPAGGDFQIPDS, from the coding sequence ATGAAACGAGAACACACTTACACAACGACTGTTACCTGGCAGGGAAACAAAGGTGCGGGAACCGTCGCGTACGACGCCTACGCACGGGACTACGAAATAGCCTGCGATGGTAAGGAAACAATACGCGGTTCGGCCGATCCGCTGAACTTAGGGGACGCAAAGCGTCACAATCCGGAAGAAATGCTCGTCGCCGCGCTGTCAGCCTGTCACATGCTTTGGTACTTGCATCTTTGCGCAGCCAGCGGCCTCGTTGTTGAGGCGTATGAGGACTCGGCCGATGGGCTAATGCTGACGTGTCGTGATGGCTCCGGTGAGTTCAATAAAGTGACGCTAAGGCCACGCGTCACCATTTCAGCCAATAGCGACGCGGACGAAGCGATGCGTTTGCACACGAAGGCCAACGAGATGTGTTACATCGCTCGCTCCGTAAATTTCCCGGTACACCACGAACCGGATATAGTCGCGGGCGCACCTGCTGGTGGTGACTTTCAGATACCGGATTCCTGA
- a CDS encoding cupin domain-containing protein: MARRIPDAAGNRFHVGLERGQLQVEFYVPEGTDPQQPHSRDECYVVIRGSGRFQMGEEVVPFNAGDFLFVPAGVEHRFLDFGDDLATWVIFYGPEGGE, from the coding sequence ATGGCCCGACGCATTCCCGATGCGGCAGGAAACAGATTTCATGTCGGGTTGGAAAGGGGCCAGCTCCAGGTTGAGTTCTACGTTCCCGAGGGCACGGATCCGCAGCAACCCCACAGCCGGGACGAATGCTACGTGGTGATCCGTGGATCGGGACGGTTCCAGATGGGAGAAGAGGTGGTCCCGTTTAACGCGGGCGACTTCCTCTTCGTGCCCGCCGGGGTGGAGCATCGGTTTCTTGATTTCGGTGACGACCTGGCAACCTGGGTCATTTTCTACGGCCCCGAGGGCGGCGAGTGA
- a CDS encoding type II toxin-antitoxin system RelE/ParE family toxin — translation MTYRIVFSRAAEKDLARVSNRATLRRLVRAIEALADEPRPAGARKLRSATSIWRIRVGDWRVCYTIEDDELLVLVLTAARRGNVYERLRKRLSK, via the coding sequence TTGACTTACCGCATCGTCTTCTCACGGGCGGCGGAGAAAGACCTTGCCCGCGTCTCTAACCGTGCAACGCTTCGACGACTGGTTCGTGCGATAGAGGCCTTGGCGGATGAACCGCGCCCGGCCGGCGCCAGGAAACTGCGGAGCGCAACCTCGATCTGGAGAATCCGCGTAGGCGACTGGCGTGTCTGCTACACGATCGAGGACGATGAACTGCTTGTCCTCGTGCTCACGGCCGCACGAAGGGGAAACGTGTATGAACGCCTCCGTAAGCGCTTGAGTAAGTAG
- a CDS encoding type II toxin-antitoxin system Phd/YefM family antitoxin — MSEQFPITEIREKFAEITGRVQFAGERIAIQKHGKTVAALVPPSDLEALRALEEQLDLLDALEALADYRDEGGVSLEDLKASLGL, encoded by the coding sequence ATGTCTGAACAGTTTCCCATCACCGAGATTCGCGAGAAGTTCGCGGAAATCACGGGACGCGTGCAATTTGCCGGCGAACGCATAGCGATACAGAAGCATGGCAAGACAGTTGCCGCTTTGGTGCCTCCTTCCGATCTTGAAGCGTTGAGGGCGCTTGAGGAGCAGCTCGACTTGCTCGACGCCCTTGAAGCCCTTGCGGATTATCGCGACGAAGGTGGAGTCAGCCTTGAGGACCTGAAGGCGAGCCTCGGCCTTTGA
- a CDS encoding DUF2784 domain-containing protein, which produces MDQLGLVVSQVAGGAVEQAESSSIYQLAADAVLLLHVLFVAFVIGGLALILAGKARRWSWVRNPWFRLAHLLAIGVVVVQSWFGAICPLTTIEMTLRSRAGDSTYPGSFVAHWLETLLYYRAPAWVFAVCYTLFGAAVVGSWLWVRPRRFTRIR; this is translated from the coding sequence ATGGATCAGTTAGGGTTAGTCGTGAGCCAGGTCGCAGGAGGGGCGGTGGAGCAGGCGGAATCATCCTCGATTTATCAGTTGGCCGCCGATGCGGTTCTATTGCTGCATGTGCTGTTCGTCGCGTTCGTTATCGGTGGTCTCGCGCTCATCCTCGCCGGCAAGGCGCGTCGCTGGTCGTGGGTCCGAAATCCGTGGTTTCGACTGGCGCACCTCCTCGCCATAGGGGTGGTGGTGGTTCAGTCATGGTTCGGGGCGATCTGCCCTCTCACGACCATTGAAATGACGCTCCGCTCCCGCGCCGGCGATTCGACCTATCCGGGATCGTTCGTGGCGCACTGGCTGGAAACGCTGCTTTACTACCGGGCGCCGGCATGGGTGTTTGCGGTCTGCTATACGCTCTTCGGAGCCGCCGTCGTCGGAAGCTGGCTCTGGGTGCGTCCGCGCCGTTTCACGCGTATCAGGTAA
- a CDS encoding thioesterase produces MSEGKVLLYETSIKPEWIDHNGHMNVAFFVLAFDEATDAAYEHWGIGMDYPDVSGCSVFTLGINVDYLGELFEGDAIRVETTLVDYDAKRIHYFHRMIDTGKDKLVATNECLCMNVDLTARKSAPFPDDVIEKLAPFAGDAEPPKGFGRTLRIRRS; encoded by the coding sequence ATGAGCGAGGGAAAGGTTCTCCTCTACGAAACGAGCATCAAGCCGGAGTGGATCGACCACAACGGCCACATGAACGTCGCCTTCTTCGTGCTCGCCTTCGACGAAGCGACGGACGCCGCGTATGAGCACTGGGGCATCGGCATGGACTACCCGGACGTCAGCGGATGCTCGGTGTTCACGCTGGGCATCAACGTCGACTACCTGGGCGAGCTGTTCGAAGGCGATGCGATCCGCGTCGAGACGACGCTCGTGGACTACGACGCCAAGCGCATCCATTACTTTCATCGAATGATCGATACGGGCAAGGACAAGCTCGTTGCGACCAACGAGTGCCTGTGCATGAACGTTGACCTGACGGCCAGGAAGTCCGCGCCGTTCCCGGATGACGTTATCGAGAAGCTGGCGCCGTTTGCCGGTGACGCTGAACCGCCCAAGGGCTTCGGCCGCACGCTGCGCATCCGGCGTTCGTGA
- a CDS encoding phosphatase has translation MKMRSIFLAGLLLVGMAHADDTQEQPTDSEALAPEPLVNEDESTTVRDILNFHEMTDNIAIGGQPTVSQLAQVADAGYSVVVNLAMHDSDNAIPEEGSVTASLGMSYIHIPVPSDAPTSTHVRKFFNVMDAFEGEKVFVHCVVSGRVSAFINRYMMLTQGATAEQATSPLLQRWLPAMEEPWTSIMKLELDDIEQ, from the coding sequence ATGAAAATGAGATCCATCTTTCTAGCCGGGCTTCTTCTCGTCGGCATGGCTCATGCCGACGACACTCAGGAACAGCCGACGGACAGCGAGGCCCTTGCGCCGGAACCGTTGGTGAATGAAGACGAATCAACGACAGTCCGGGACATACTGAACTTCCATGAGATGACGGATAACATCGCGATTGGCGGGCAGCCGACCGTCAGCCAGTTGGCTCAGGTCGCGGATGCGGGCTACTCCGTTGTCGTGAACCTGGCAATGCATGACTCGGACAACGCGATACCGGAAGAGGGCAGCGTCACCGCTTCCCTGGGCATGTCCTACATTCATATCCCCGTTCCCTCGGATGCGCCCACGTCAACGCACGTCCGGAAATTCTTCAACGTGATGGACGCCTTTGAAGGCGAAAAAGTCTTTGTTCATTGCGTTGTGAGCGGACGAGTGTCCGCCTTCATCAATCGATACATGATGCTCACGCAGGGGGCAACAGCCGAGCAGGCCACTTCGCCATTGCTGCAAAGATGGCTGCCCGCCATGGAGGAACCCTGGACGTCGATCATGAAGCTGGAGCTGGACGATATCGAACAATGA
- the hpt gene encoding hypoxanthine phosphoribosyltransferase — protein MNRVRQLKRILTPDEINGRVQELGTSISDYYDATPDLLVIGLLKGSFIFLADLVRQIRTPHEIAFLGIESYGDSMQPGERIEMTYNPGIRISGRSVLLVDDIIDTGSTMNYVVPFLQDQGVGEIQVCVLLHKRKAEDLQCDVRWVGFDAPQEFLVGYGLGLGEQYRHLPHIAAVVDHA, from the coding sequence ATGAACCGCGTGCGTCAACTCAAGCGAATATTGACTCCCGACGAAATCAATGGGCGCGTTCAGGAACTGGGAACCTCCATCAGCGATTACTACGATGCGACGCCGGATCTCCTCGTTATCGGGCTCCTGAAGGGTTCCTTCATTTTCCTGGCCGACCTGGTCCGTCAAATCCGGACACCGCACGAGATTGCCTTCCTGGGCATCGAGAGCTACGGGGACTCGATGCAACCCGGCGAGCGAATCGAGATGACCTACAACCCCGGAATCCGGATAAGCGGACGATCCGTACTGCTGGTCGATGACATTATCGATACCGGCAGCACGATGAATTACGTCGTTCCGTTTCTCCAGGATCAGGGAGTTGGCGAGATTCAGGTTTGCGTCCTGCTTCACAAGCGCAAGGCCGAAGATCTCCAGTGCGACGTGCGCTGGGTCGGCTTCGACGCGCCGCAAGAGTTCCTCGTGGGTTACGGCCTCGGCCTGGGCGAGCAATACCGCCATCTTCCCCATATAGCGGCCGTAGTTGACCATGCCTGA
- a CDS encoding DUF3500 domain-containing protein gives MNTGRIVLLLAVFAIVWPGAGGLVAHAALLQNAEAQASETRITPAPPFAETYGKPGGRAALEAAKALLAELSTEQADAIVLPVDSPLRGNWSNLPSGVTRFERNGLRLGDLTPVQLERAFDFLASALGPHGYETATRIVGADAVLKAFPRAARAGWSDDNYWLAFFGQPTGTGHWGWQFGGHHLGINGSFADGRATGLSPTFVGVEPAEFQYAGALATLFADELAAGHAVMQALPEPLRREASITPRPRSVEAGAGQDGFIPEVLGSAVAGWPEKARALLLETIGHWVLLQPRENADARMAALEAGLDDLHFAWNGPHEAGDGGHVYYRIQGPTLIIEFSVEDGIAVDGPHFHTIYRDPTNEYGAGTTP, from the coding sequence ATGAATACCGGCAGGATTGTGTTGCTGCTGGCGGTCTTCGCGATCGTCTGGCCGGGCGCAGGCGGTTTGGTCGCGCACGCGGCGCTGCTGCAGAACGCCGAAGCGCAGGCCTCCGAGACACGCATAACGCCCGCACCGCCGTTCGCCGAGACGTACGGAAAGCCCGGCGGCCGCGCCGCTCTGGAGGCGGCGAAGGCGTTGCTGGCGGAGCTGAGTACCGAGCAGGCGGACGCGATCGTGTTGCCCGTCGACAGTCCTTTGCGCGGCAACTGGTCGAACCTGCCCTCCGGAGTCACGCGCTTTGAGCGGAACGGGCTGCGGCTCGGCGACCTGACGCCCGTCCAGCTCGAACGGGCGTTCGACTTTCTCGCCTCGGCGCTGGGCCCGCACGGTTACGAAACGGCCACCCGGATAGTCGGCGCCGACGCCGTTCTGAAGGCCTTCCCCAGGGCAGCGCGCGCCGGATGGTCGGACGACAACTACTGGCTTGCGTTCTTCGGCCAGCCGACAGGCACCGGTCACTGGGGCTGGCAGTTCGGCGGGCATCACCTGGGGATCAACGGCAGCTTCGCGGACGGACGCGCGACCGGGCTGTCGCCCACCTTCGTGGGCGTCGAACCTGCCGAATTCCAGTACGCCGGCGCGCTGGCGACACTCTTTGCAGACGAACTCGCGGCCGGTCACGCCGTCATGCAAGCCCTGCCCGAACCGCTTCGGAGGGAGGCGTCAATCACCCCGCGGCCGCGCAGCGTGGAGGCCGGGGCGGGACAGGATGGTTTCATTCCCGAGGTGCTGGGCAGCGCCGTCGCGGGTTGGCCCGAAAAGGCCCGCGCGCTGCTGCTGGAGACCATCGGCCACTGGGTGCTGCTGCAGCCGCGCGAAAACGCGGATGCGCGCATGGCGGCGCTGGAGGCGGGGCTCGACGACCTGCACTTCGCATGGAACGGCCCCCACGAAGCCGGCGACGGCGGGCACGTCTATTACCGCATCCAGGGCCCCACGCTGATCATCGAGTTCTCGGTCGAAGACGGCATCGCCGTGGACGGGCCGCACTTCCATACGATCTATCGCGACCCCACCAACGAATACGGCGCCGGCACAACCCCCTAA